Proteins from one Streptomyces sp. NBC_00390 genomic window:
- the efeB gene encoding iron uptake transporter deferrochelatase/peroxidase subunit yields MGAAGAAGLALGAAGSSAVHAATREEAPTTLATVGSTGIAFHGTHQAGITDPQQSHGHLVAFDLAPGAGRKEAAALMRRWSALAAELMEGRAAPDGDTGVALDAGPSSLTVTFGFGRTFFDRTSLVDRRPPQLDPLPAFSSDHLDPRRSDGDLWVQIGADDALVAFHALRAIHKSAGAAARVRWQMNGFNRSPGATARPMTARNLMGQIDGSGNPKPSEPDFRQRIFVPAKTPEAEYAWMAGGSYAVVRRIRMLLDDWEKLTPAKQEQVIGRRKSDGAPLTGGTEMSELALERTGPDGKPVVPLNAHARISAPEQNGGAAMLRRPFSFHDGIGMDGTPDAGLLFVCWQADPLSGFVPVQRKLDRGDALSAFIRHESSGLFAVPGGPTKGEYVGQRLLEA; encoded by the coding sequence ATGGGCGCCGCCGGCGCGGCCGGGCTGGCGCTCGGCGCCGCCGGGTCGTCCGCGGTGCATGCCGCCACCCGCGAAGAGGCACCCACCACGCTGGCGACCGTCGGCTCCACCGGCATCGCCTTCCACGGCACGCACCAGGCAGGCATCACGGACCCGCAGCAGTCCCACGGCCATCTGGTCGCGTTCGATCTCGCGCCGGGTGCCGGGCGCAAGGAGGCCGCCGCACTCATGCGGCGCTGGTCCGCGCTGGCTGCCGAGCTGATGGAGGGCCGGGCGGCCCCGGACGGCGACACCGGCGTCGCCCTCGACGCGGGCCCTTCCTCGCTCACCGTCACCTTCGGTTTCGGCCGCACCTTCTTCGACCGCACGTCCCTGGTGGACCGGCGGCCGCCACAGCTGGATCCGCTGCCGGCGTTCTCCTCGGACCACTTGGATCCGCGCCGCTCGGACGGGGACCTGTGGGTGCAGATCGGCGCGGACGACGCGCTGGTCGCCTTCCACGCGCTGCGGGCGATCCACAAGTCCGCCGGCGCCGCGGCCCGGGTGCGCTGGCAGATGAACGGCTTCAACCGGTCACCGGGCGCCACGGCGCGGCCGATGACCGCCCGCAATCTGATGGGGCAGATCGACGGCAGCGGCAATCCGAAGCCGTCGGAACCCGACTTCCGGCAGCGGATCTTCGTGCCCGCGAAGACGCCGGAGGCGGAGTACGCGTGGATGGCCGGTGGCTCGTACGCCGTCGTGCGCCGTATCCGGATGCTCCTGGACGACTGGGAGAAGCTGACGCCGGCGAAGCAGGAGCAGGTGATCGGGCGGCGCAAGTCCGACGGCGCACCGCTGACCGGCGGCACCGAGATGTCCGAGCTCGCGCTCGAGCGGACGGGCCCGGACGGAAAGCCTGTCGTCCCGCTCAACGCGCATGCCCGTATCTCCGCCCCGGAGCAGAACGGAGGCGCCGCGATGCTGCGCAGGCCGTTCTCCTTCCACGACGGCATCGGCATGGACGGCACACCCGACGCGGGGCTGCTGTTCGTCTGCTGGCAGGCCGATCCACTGAGCGGTTTCGTGCCGGTGCAGCGCAAGCTGGACCGGGGCGATGCGCTGTCGGCGTTCATCCGGCACGAGTCGAGCGGGCTGTTCGCGGTGCCGGGCGGGCCGACGAAGGGCGAGTACGTGGGGCAGCGGCTGCTCGAGGCGTAA